From Agrobacterium tumefaciens, a single genomic window includes:
- a CDS encoding GntR family transcriptional regulator codes for MTSRVTQTEKQPAETAPDIGGHKLAALAYNAVSDMIRHRRLRGGQVITEARLAETLGVSRTPLREALQRLEGEGMVHKGDGRKYVVRQVDIGEYIQSLKLRILIEPEAAVQAMEAIPGRQLVEVRREIDDLMGATAYHTDAHWFSDDRLHNLIIDYCGNDVMAGVLRGLRSTTRLFEIGNLKDRLTPDSTEHLVIVTALQNKDADAVRASVASHVESLIGFARRHLHIAE; via the coding sequence ATGACGAGCCGCGTGACACAGACGGAAAAACAGCCTGCCGAAACAGCCCCGGACATCGGCGGTCACAAGCTGGCCGCTCTCGCCTACAACGCTGTATCCGACATGATACGTCATCGGCGACTGCGTGGAGGACAGGTCATCACCGAAGCAAGACTCGCGGAAACGCTTGGGGTTTCGAGGACGCCGCTGCGAGAAGCGTTGCAGCGACTTGAAGGTGAAGGCATGGTCCACAAGGGCGACGGCCGCAAATATGTCGTCCGGCAAGTAGACATAGGTGAATATATCCAGAGCCTGAAACTGCGGATATTGATTGAGCCGGAAGCAGCTGTGCAAGCTATGGAAGCAATCCCTGGCAGACAGCTCGTCGAGGTACGTCGCGAGATCGATGACCTGATGGGTGCGACAGCCTATCACACGGATGCACACTGGTTTTCCGACGACCGCCTACACAACCTGATCATTGACTATTGCGGTAACGATGTCATGGCGGGGGTATTACGAGGGTTGCGGTCGACCACGAGACTGTTTGAGATTGGCAATCTCAAGGATCGGCTCACGCCGGACTCAACCGAACACCTGGTCATTGTCACCGCCTTGCAGAACAAGGATGCAGATGCGGTAAGAGCCTCCGTTGCCTCACACGTCGAAAGCCTCATTGGCTTTGCGCGACGTCACCTGCATATTGCCGAATAG
- a CDS encoding GntR family transcriptional regulator, giving the protein MNDDITVVGETSLADDTYRTLLDDILAARLTGGAIVQERRLATKLGVSRSPMRDALGRLEGQGLLVRNSKGVLTVRVITLQDYLNSLAMRLLVEPSAAALASASMDVSQINNLQAMLDRLDADVDPDPSLVWQFDDALHNGIGTASGNPFMAETIIQMRRYTTIFERQRRLAQRKPGISDHHAILAALRARDADAARDIMGLHLERVREGVLSTY; this is encoded by the coding sequence ATGAATGACGACATCACGGTCGTGGGGGAAACCAGTCTGGCGGATGACACCTATCGCACGCTTCTCGATGACATTCTGGCAGCAAGGCTGACGGGCGGTGCTATTGTTCAGGAGCGCCGTCTTGCCACCAAGCTTGGCGTCTCGCGTTCGCCGATGCGTGATGCGCTGGGTCGGCTTGAGGGGCAGGGGCTTCTGGTTCGTAACAGCAAAGGTGTTCTGACGGTCCGTGTCATTACCTTGCAGGATTACCTTAACAGCCTTGCCATGCGCCTTTTGGTGGAGCCGTCGGCTGCCGCGCTGGCCAGTGCATCCATGGATGTTTCTCAGATCAACAACCTGCAAGCTATGCTCGACCGGCTCGACGCTGACGTCGATCCAGATCCCTCGCTTGTCTGGCAGTTCGATGATGCGCTTCATAACGGGATTGGTACAGCCAGTGGAAATCCTTTCATGGCTGAGACCATCATTCAGATGCGTCGTTACACGACGATTTTCGAGCGTCAAAGGCGGCTTGCGCAACGCAAGCCGGGCATATCCGATCACCACGCCATTCTCGCGGCCCTGAGGGCGCGCGACGCAGATGCTGCCCGTGACATTATGGGGCTGCATCTGGAGCGCGTCCGTGAGGGCGTTCTGAGCACCTACTGA
- a CDS encoding ABC transporter substrate-binding protein produces MNFRLVTLAAVAVFQLSSTASAQTCAPKIADAELIKPGTLVMSTNPTLPPLQFVDSKGELQGMRVELGKEIAKRLCLTPEYVRIEFSAMIPGLQAGRWDMINTGIFFTPERAAMMQMIPYEDQAISISVAPDTKKEFKSKEDLAGMRVGVELGGFEEKKARELDAELKKEGKEGLTIQTFDNFALAFQSLRAGQVEGVVAIDAVAKEYDKRGDFKRAVHGLYPAPVSIAFKSPALADAVSVVLKEMKSDGSLAKLFDDYGLPMVEGDYSVKGPNR; encoded by the coding sequence ATGAATTTTCGTCTAGTAACGCTTGCGGCCGTGGCCGTCTTTCAATTGTCGTCGACGGCGTCTGCGCAGACCTGCGCGCCAAAAATTGCCGACGCAGAGCTTATCAAACCAGGTACTCTGGTGATGTCTACCAATCCCACTCTTCCGCCATTGCAATTCGTCGATTCCAAGGGTGAGCTTCAGGGAATGCGCGTTGAGTTGGGCAAGGAGATCGCAAAGCGGCTTTGCCTCACCCCTGAGTATGTCCGTATCGAGTTTTCCGCCATGATCCCTGGCCTCCAGGCAGGTCGGTGGGACATGATCAATACGGGTATTTTCTTCACGCCCGAGCGCGCTGCCATGATGCAGATGATCCCTTACGAAGATCAGGCAATCAGCATTTCTGTCGCTCCGGATACGAAAAAGGAATTCAAGTCGAAGGAAGATCTCGCAGGCATGCGTGTCGGCGTTGAGCTCGGTGGTTTCGAAGAGAAGAAAGCACGCGAACTGGATGCGGAATTGAAAAAAGAGGGCAAGGAAGGCCTGACGATCCAGACATTCGACAATTTCGCACTGGCCTTCCAGTCTCTGCGGGCAGGACAGGTTGAGGGTGTCGTTGCGATTGATGCTGTTGCCAAGGAGTATGACAAGCGAGGCGACTTCAAACGGGCAGTCCATGGCCTCTATCCGGCTCCAGTGTCGATTGCCTTCAAGAGTCCCGCTCTTGCAGATGCGGTCTCAGTCGTTCTCAAGGAGATGAAGTCTGACGGCTCGCTCGCAAAATTGTTCGACGACTACGGTCTACCGATGGTCGAAGGTGACTACTCCGTCAAAGGTCCGAACCGCTAA
- a CDS encoding amino acid ABC transporter permease yields MSFWNWSGFFEYLFNPFILEGVATTIWLTCVSLVCGLALGFILALMRRSHAMPVRGLASFYVWLFRGTPLLVQLIVIYTALPQLGIRFSVVQAALIGLALNEAAYLAEIIRAGIEAVPEGQSRAARALGMTERQIMRRIVMPQAFKVIIPPLGNSVNGLLKTTSVTSVISMEELLRRTQVLIQEKFMVLELFAVAAIYYLLLTTAWDFIQRRIEKRFGQATATARFADKR; encoded by the coding sequence ATGTCATTCTGGAACTGGTCAGGTTTTTTTGAATACCTGTTCAATCCCTTCATCCTCGAGGGTGTTGCTACAACGATCTGGCTGACATGTGTCTCGCTGGTCTGTGGTCTTGCACTGGGTTTTATTCTGGCGCTCATGCGGCGATCGCATGCGATGCCGGTACGCGGACTGGCATCGTTCTACGTATGGCTGTTTCGTGGCACGCCGCTTCTTGTGCAACTCATTGTAATTTACACGGCACTGCCGCAACTTGGAATCCGTTTCAGCGTTGTCCAGGCGGCATTGATTGGCCTTGCTCTCAATGAGGCAGCTTATCTGGCCGAAATCATTCGCGCCGGTATTGAGGCTGTCCCGGAAGGTCAATCCCGTGCGGCAAGAGCGCTCGGAATGACGGAGCGGCAGATCATGCGCCGGATCGTCATGCCCCAGGCCTTCAAGGTTATCATTCCGCCGCTCGGAAATTCGGTGAACGGTCTTCTCAAGACGACCTCCGTAACCTCGGTCATTTCCATGGAAGAACTGCTGCGCCGCACGCAGGTTCTGATCCAGGAGAAGTTCATGGTGCTCGAGCTCTTCGCCGTCGCCGCCATATATTATCTGCTACTCACAACCGCATGGGATTTCATCCAGCGGCGTATCGAAAAGCGCTTCGGTCAGGCGACGGCAACAGCCCGCTTTGCTGACAAACGCTGA
- the dapA gene encoding 4-hydroxy-tetrahydrodipicolinate synthase has product MTKKFRGVFTVMITPLDNTGSVDLVALKAFVNWQVDEGIHGLIPLGSTGEFLSLSQEDRDAVARTVIETAAGRVPVLIGAGAEDTREAVRLSRQAEEMGADGVMVIPPFYSTPTDDELVEHYRTIAASINIPVMVYNNPATANVDMKPELLARIAEIKGCDYVKESTLEVTRVRDIARLAGENMTVFGGILGFESFVMGAEGWVAVASNVAPGVMARIFTLAADEKRYDEARALYLEWLPVIQAVGGQAYVAGSKSLLNHMGFAAGEPLPPRLPLPTAQDQAMKALVDRFNLKFPS; this is encoded by the coding sequence ATGACGAAGAAATTTCGCGGTGTATTCACCGTGATGATAACGCCGCTCGACAATACGGGTTCTGTCGATCTCGTCGCGCTCAAGGCTTTTGTAAACTGGCAGGTAGATGAAGGAATTCATGGCCTTATCCCGCTTGGTTCAACCGGAGAATTCCTCTCTCTTTCTCAGGAAGATCGTGACGCGGTAGCGCGTACAGTGATTGAGACGGCTGCAGGGCGCGTCCCCGTTCTCATCGGGGCCGGTGCCGAGGATACCCGGGAGGCAGTACGCCTGAGCCGCCAGGCAGAAGAAATGGGCGCCGATGGCGTAATGGTCATTCCGCCGTTCTATTCTACCCCGACCGATGACGAACTCGTCGAGCACTACCGGACAATTGCCGCGTCTATCAACATTCCCGTCATGGTCTATAACAATCCAGCGACGGCAAACGTCGATATGAAACCCGAACTTCTGGCACGTATCGCCGAAATCAAGGGTTGCGATTACGTCAAGGAATCGACACTGGAGGTGACGCGAGTCCGCGACATCGCGCGCCTCGCAGGCGAGAATATGACTGTATTTGGCGGCATTCTCGGGTTTGAATCATTTGTCATGGGTGCCGAGGGCTGGGTGGCAGTCGCCTCCAATGTTGCCCCAGGGGTTATGGCGCGTATCTTCACACTCGCTGCCGACGAGAAAAGATATGATGAAGCGCGAGCGCTTTATCTAGAATGGCTACCTGTCATTCAGGCCGTCGGCGGACAAGCCTATGTGGCTGGATCGAAGTCGCTTCTCAATCATATGGGCTTTGCCGCAGGCGAACCTCTGCCGCCGAGGTTGCCGCTTCCCACCGCACAGGACCAGGCGATGAAGGCCCTTGTAGACCGGTTTAACCTGAAGTTCCCAAGCTAA
- a CDS encoding FAD-dependent oxidoreductase — translation MPLSAGSAEKLTLYIDGAECRVEAGASIAAAMAQSGRHGFSCDTSGKARGLFCGMGVCHDCLVTVDGRTSQRACMTQVSPGMHVERQSARPDILDERLKEIAPRPLAVGERRMDVLIIGAGPGGLSAALVAAEAGASVVVLDERHSAGGQFYKQPNTPVAADVLRTDTQASDGAALIDRARNAGVTLVAGVTVWGASRNDDGELSVGCYGPDGAFYAVPDMMVIATGAFERPAPIPGWTLPGVMTAGAAQTLLRSYATLPGKRIVVAGNGPLNIQVAMEVLKAGGQVAALVDRALSPFHNPAAALAVLRCDPALALKGMRELVRLTKARIPLFWRSRVLAVEGDTQVERVAISTPTGPRYFEADTVLLGGDFTASNEVSRLVGCAHDVAADGSLVARCGKDGESSLPNVYIVGEASRFGGAYVAMSEGRLAGLAVARKLGLSERSDAKAANRLLRSRRFQGALWSLFADGAEKKSELEDSTIACRCENITVGRLREISGEGPPDIATLKRLTRAGMGRCQSRYCGRTLTELAGKPQSQTQGLLAPQMPLRPVPLAALSVEKAEWGGHKRALLPERPPLSNQEPLPRTEVGTLVIGAGIAGLSTAYFLAESGDDVVVVERGFPGGLASGGNAGSLHAQLLSFDHGARAEGGGGPAARTLSLQRDSIDLWLSLEKRFGVDFEMKITGGLMVAETEAHLRFLEEKTAMERASGIDCHVIGKQDLHRLEPALSSAMIGAAYCPQEGKINPLIATRHMADAAKKAGTSIFDRTEVLSIEAAGNRFLVKTSRGTISAMRIVNAAGAFASRIGAMLGLNVPVFGAPLQMVVTEAAAPAISHLVAHADRHLTLKQAANGNFLIGGGWTAGLDPIHSHPRPLFSSLEGNLWVAQHVVPGLRKLHVIRSWAAMNINIDGAPILGEHPAMPGFFNAVTSNGYTLGPLVGQLTAAMVTGRDPGRDLSAFSISRFQ, via the coding sequence ATGCCACTTTCCGCCGGTTCCGCAGAAAAGCTTACGCTTTACATTGACGGTGCTGAATGCCGTGTCGAAGCGGGAGCCAGCATTGCAGCCGCAATGGCGCAATCGGGCCGGCATGGGTTTTCCTGTGATACGAGTGGGAAAGCGCGTGGGCTCTTTTGCGGGATGGGTGTTTGTCACGACTGTCTTGTAACGGTTGATGGTCGCACCAGCCAGCGAGCCTGCATGACACAGGTATCACCGGGCATGCATGTGGAACGTCAGTCAGCCCGGCCAGATATCCTTGACGAGCGCCTGAAAGAGATTGCACCGCGACCTCTGGCGGTTGGCGAAAGGCGCATGGATGTGCTCATCATTGGCGCAGGTCCTGGCGGCCTTTCCGCGGCACTTGTTGCGGCGGAGGCAGGTGCATCGGTTGTTGTTCTGGATGAGCGGCATAGCGCCGGTGGCCAATTCTATAAACAACCGAACACACCGGTCGCCGCCGACGTCCTCAGAACAGACACGCAGGCTTCCGATGGTGCCGCTCTGATTGATCGAGCCCGCAACGCGGGTGTTACACTTGTGGCGGGCGTTACTGTTTGGGGCGCGTCGCGCAACGATGACGGTGAATTGTCGGTAGGTTGCTACGGGCCCGACGGTGCGTTTTATGCCGTCCCGGATATGATGGTGATTGCCACGGGCGCTTTCGAGCGCCCCGCACCCATCCCCGGATGGACGCTCCCGGGTGTCATGACAGCAGGCGCTGCGCAGACGTTGTTGCGCAGCTATGCCACACTCCCTGGCAAGCGGATCGTTGTTGCCGGCAACGGACCACTCAACATTCAGGTCGCGATGGAAGTCCTGAAAGCAGGAGGGCAAGTGGCCGCTCTCGTCGATCGCGCTTTGTCCCCCTTTCATAATCCCGCGGCCGCGCTTGCTGTCCTTAGATGCGACCCTGCCTTGGCTCTCAAGGGTATGCGCGAACTCGTCAGACTGACGAAGGCACGTATACCGCTTTTCTGGAGAAGTCGCGTTCTGGCGGTCGAGGGCGACACACAGGTGGAGCGTGTGGCGATTTCAACGCCCACTGGACCCCGTTATTTCGAGGCCGACACTGTGCTCCTGGGTGGAGATTTTACGGCGTCGAACGAGGTTTCAAGGTTGGTGGGTTGCGCGCATGACGTTGCCGCTGACGGCTCACTTGTCGCCCGGTGCGGCAAGGACGGAGAGAGTTCGTTGCCCAACGTTTATATTGTTGGCGAGGCTTCGCGTTTTGGCGGCGCTTACGTTGCGATGTCTGAAGGGCGGCTTGCGGGCCTCGCAGTTGCTCGAAAGCTTGGATTGAGTGAGAGGTCGGACGCCAAGGCTGCAAACAGGCTTCTGCGATCGAGACGGTTTCAGGGCGCTTTGTGGTCGCTATTTGCCGATGGCGCTGAGAAAAAGTCAGAACTCGAAGACAGCACGATCGCCTGTCGGTGTGAGAATATCACTGTCGGTCGCTTGCGAGAAATTTCAGGCGAGGGACCGCCCGACATCGCAACCTTGAAACGCCTGACGCGTGCCGGCATGGGGCGTTGCCAGAGCCGCTATTGTGGTCGAACCTTGACGGAACTTGCCGGCAAACCTCAATCGCAGACGCAAGGCTTACTCGCACCGCAGATGCCCCTTCGCCCGGTGCCGCTTGCAGCCTTATCTGTCGAAAAGGCGGAATGGGGCGGCCATAAGCGCGCACTCTTGCCGGAACGCCCGCCTCTTTCGAACCAGGAGCCATTGCCAAGAACCGAGGTTGGTACACTCGTCATCGGTGCCGGTATAGCTGGCCTTTCCACAGCCTACTTTCTTGCAGAGAGCGGTGACGATGTCGTCGTCGTGGAGCGTGGCTTTCCCGGAGGCCTGGCGTCCGGCGGAAATGCAGGCAGCTTGCATGCGCAACTTCTCTCCTTCGATCATGGCGCTCGTGCTGAAGGCGGCGGTGGTCCTGCCGCCCGCACGCTCTCACTGCAGCGCGATTCCATCGATCTCTGGCTGAGCCTTGAGAAGCGCTTTGGTGTCGACTTCGAGATGAAGATAACCGGTGGACTGATGGTCGCCGAGACGGAGGCCCATCTCCGGTTTCTTGAGGAAAAGACGGCCATGGAACGGGCCTCGGGGATCGATTGTCATGTCATCGGAAAACAGGATCTCCACCGGCTTGAACCAGCCCTCTCGTCCGCGATGATCGGTGCTGCGTATTGCCCTCAGGAGGGGAAGATCAATCCGTTGATCGCGACGCGTCACATGGCAGATGCCGCCAAGAAGGCCGGTACGTCCATTTTCGATCGTACTGAAGTCCTCTCAATTGAGGCCGCCGGCAATCGCTTTCTTGTCAAAACGTCACGAGGTACGATTTCGGCCATGCGTATCGTCAACGCAGCCGGCGCGTTTGCGTCGCGCATCGGCGCCATGCTTGGCCTCAACGTGCCCGTTTTCGGTGCGCCATTGCAGATGGTTGTTACAGAGGCTGCAGCTCCGGCAATTTCCCATCTGGTCGCTCATGCCGACCGCCACCTGACACTGAAGCAGGCGGCCAACGGTAATTTTCTGATTGGGGGCGGCTGGACTGCCGGCCTTGACCCTATTCATAGCCATCCGCGCCCGCTGTTTTCCAGCCTTGAAGGTAACCTCTGGGTGGCGCAGCACGTGGTGCCTGGACTCCGCAAACTGCATGTGATCCGCAGCTGGGCGGCGATGAACATCAACATCGATGGTGCGCCAATCCTCGGCGAACATCCCGCCATGCCCGGTTTCTTCAATGCCGTTACGTCCAACGGCTATACGCTAGGGCCGCTCGTCGGCCAACTCACGGCTGCAATGGTTACAGGCCGTGACCCAGGCCGCGATCTGTCGGCATTTTCCATTTCCCGTTTCCAGTGA
- a CDS encoding amino acid ABC transporter ATP-binding protein, which produces MIEITEVSKYYGEFEVLKNCTTTVKKGEVVVVCGPSGSGKSTLIKCVNALEPFQKGSIRVDGIEVGDPATDLPELRSRVGMVFQNFELFPHLTIEGNIMLAQQIVLGRHEDAARKKAMELLDRVGLTAHALKYPGQLSGGQQQRVAIARALAMNPMAMLFDEPTSALDPEMISEVLDVMTGLARDGMTMMVVTHEMGFARRVATRMIFIDQGEIVEDRPTEAFFNEHHNPRTEAFLSKILQH; this is translated from the coding sequence ATGATCGAAATCACCGAGGTTTCAAAGTATTACGGCGAGTTCGAGGTTCTGAAGAACTGCACGACCACCGTCAAGAAGGGCGAGGTTGTGGTCGTTTGTGGCCCCTCTGGCTCTGGAAAGTCGACGCTCATCAAATGTGTCAATGCTCTGGAGCCGTTTCAGAAAGGGTCCATCCGCGTCGACGGCATCGAAGTCGGCGATCCGGCGACAGACCTTCCGGAGTTGCGTTCCCGTGTCGGCATGGTTTTCCAGAATTTCGAGCTCTTCCCGCATCTGACGATCGAGGGGAACATCATGCTCGCACAGCAGATCGTGCTTGGTCGCCATGAAGATGCCGCCCGCAAAAAGGCAATGGAATTGCTGGACCGGGTTGGTCTGACGGCACATGCGCTGAAGTATCCCGGTCAGCTCTCCGGCGGTCAGCAGCAGCGCGTGGCGATAGCCCGCGCCCTGGCGATGAACCCGATGGCAATGCTGTTTGACGAACCGACATCCGCGCTCGACCCGGAAATGATCTCAGAGGTTCTCGATGTCATGACCGGGCTTGCCCGTGACGGGATGACAATGATGGTGGTTACCCATGAAATGGGCTTCGCGCGCCGTGTAGCCACCCGAATGATTTTCATCGATCAGGGCGAAATCGTTGAGGATCGTCCCACGGAGGCGTTTTTCAACGAACACCACAATCCGCGCACTGAGGCGTTTCTCAGCAAGATTCTCCAGCATTGA
- the hydA gene encoding dihydropyrimidinase has product MGELDLIVRNGTIATASDVFRADIGIKNGRIVQIAEHIDANGTVVDAEGKFVLPGGIDSHVHISQPSGDGIVMADDFESGTRSALFGGNTTLMPFCLQEKGKSLREALKAYHALADGNCYTDISFHLIVNEPTEAVLGQELPALIEDGYSSLKVFMTYDDLRLSDAEILRTLDVARETGATVMVHCENEDAIRFLIEKHEAAGDVAPRAHATTRPAAVEREATHRALTLAEIVDVPVVIVHVSNGQAMDEIGRARARGVKVVGETCPQYLVLTADDLSGMDWEGAKFVCSPPPRDLAAHDECWLGIENGVFDLFSSDHCPFRYDDERGKLNPRGRLSFRHIPNGIPGVETRMPILFSEGVMKGRIDLQRFVALTATNHAKTYGLYPQKGTIAIGSDADLAIWDPKEKRTIRHAELHDGADYSPYEGMDVAGWPTTVILGGRIMVEDGVLKGKKGDGVYRAASTRRKA; this is encoded by the coding sequence ATGGGTGAACTCGATCTCATCGTACGCAACGGAACCATCGCAACAGCGTCTGACGTTTTCCGTGCCGATATTGGCATCAAAAATGGGCGCATCGTACAGATCGCCGAACATATTGATGCCAATGGAACGGTTGTCGATGCTGAAGGAAAATTTGTCCTGCCGGGTGGAATAGACAGCCACGTCCACATCTCGCAGCCTTCGGGTGATGGAATTGTCATGGCTGATGACTTCGAAAGCGGCACGCGTTCGGCACTGTTCGGTGGAAATACCACGCTTATGCCCTTTTGCCTGCAAGAGAAGGGAAAATCCTTGCGCGAGGCACTAAAGGCGTACCACGCTCTAGCTGATGGCAACTGCTACACAGACATCAGCTTCCACCTTATCGTCAACGAGCCAACCGAAGCTGTCCTCGGTCAGGAACTTCCAGCATTGATAGAGGATGGATATTCGTCGCTGAAAGTCTTTATGACCTACGACGATCTCCGTCTCAGCGATGCCGAGATCCTTAGGACACTGGATGTTGCTCGTGAGACCGGGGCAACGGTCATGGTCCATTGTGAAAATGAAGACGCGATCCGTTTCCTCATCGAAAAACACGAGGCTGCAGGTGATGTCGCGCCGCGTGCCCATGCCACGACGCGTCCAGCTGCTGTTGAACGCGAGGCGACGCACCGGGCGCTCACACTTGCAGAAATCGTCGATGTGCCGGTTGTTATCGTTCACGTCTCGAACGGGCAGGCGATGGATGAGATTGGTCGTGCGCGGGCTCGCGGGGTGAAGGTTGTCGGCGAGACCTGCCCGCAATATCTGGTGCTGACGGCAGACGATCTTTCGGGCATGGATTGGGAGGGTGCAAAATTTGTCTGCTCTCCACCGCCACGCGATCTGGCTGCACACGATGAGTGCTGGCTTGGTATCGAGAACGGCGTCTTCGATCTGTTCTCTTCTGACCATTGCCCATTCCGTTATGACGACGAGCGCGGCAAGCTCAATCCGAGAGGGCGCCTGAGCTTTCGCCATATCCCGAACGGTATTCCCGGCGTGGAAACAAGGATGCCGATCCTGTTTTCCGAAGGCGTCATGAAGGGTCGGATTGATTTACAGCGCTTTGTTGCCCTTACAGCGACAAATCACGCGAAAACATACGGTTTGTATCCGCAGAAGGGAACCATCGCCATTGGCTCCGATGCCGATCTTGCAATCTGGGATCCGAAAGAAAAACGTACAATCCGCCATGCCGAACTCCACGATGGGGCAGACTATTCGCCCTATGAGGGAATGGATGTCGCGGGCTGGCCGACGACCGTCATTCTGGGCGGACGCATCATGGTCGAGGACGGGGTGCTTAAGGGCAAGAAAGGCGACGGTGTTTATCGCGCCGCGAGTACCCGCCGAAAGGCTTGA
- a CDS encoding DUF3830 family protein translates to MKLKVTAGPYVFDAVLEMEKAPKTCEAFLARMPFEGQIVHVRWSGEGVWIPLGDYEFGVGYENHTSHPAPGQFILYPGGISETEILLAYGGVDFSSKVGQLAGNHFITLTSNLDKLAELGPKVLWEGAHPIRFEVAE, encoded by the coding sequence ATGAAGCTGAAGGTAACCGCCGGCCCCTACGTATTCGACGCTGTGCTGGAGATGGAAAAAGCCCCTAAAACCTGTGAGGCATTCCTTGCTCGCATGCCATTCGAAGGCCAGATCGTCCACGTGCGCTGGTCCGGTGAAGGTGTCTGGATTCCGCTTGGAGACTATGAGTTTGGCGTCGGATACGAAAACCATACCAGCCATCCGGCCCCTGGACAGTTCATTCTTTATCCAGGCGGTATCAGTGAAACGGAAATCTTGTTGGCGTATGGAGGCGTGGATTTCTCCTCGAAAGTCGGACAGCTCGCGGGAAACCATTTCATTACGCTGACGTCCAATCTGGACAAGCTGGCGGAACTTGGGCCGAAAGTTCTTTGGGAGGGGGCACACCCGATCCGCTTCGAAGTGGCGGAGTGA
- a CDS encoding aldehyde dehydrogenase (NADP(+)), whose product MSFKPHGKHLVAGEWVATETKFRSEPAQGEAFDFSVGTVDLVNKACEAAEDAFWSYGYTTREERAAFLDTIADEIEARADAITEIGSAETGLPAGRLQGERGRTTGQLRLFASHIRNGEYLDRRHDVALPDRQPLPRPDIRLMQRPIGPVAVFGASNFPLAFSVAGGDTAAALAAGCPVVVKGHSAHPGTGEIVAEAVLAAVKKHNLHPGVFSLIQGGRRDVGSALVQHPRIKAVGFTGSLAGGRALFDLCAQRPEPIPFFGELGSVNPMFLLPEAINARGEAIAKGWAGSLTMGAGQFCTNPGIAVVLSSQADAIAETARAALSEVGPQVMLTDGIASAYRDGRDRIAAGNGVRDVLTTTCNLRNATPYLFRVSAKDWLANHALAEEVFGPLGLIVTVDSAEEMIEVAKSFEGQLTATLHLDAGDAELGRKLLPILERKAGRVLANGFPTGVEVSDAMVHGGPYPASTNFGATSVGTMSIRRFLRPVSYQNIPADVLPSDIG is encoded by the coding sequence ATGAGTTTCAAGCCGCATGGCAAACATCTCGTCGCAGGAGAATGGGTCGCAACGGAAACAAAGTTTCGTAGTGAACCGGCTCAAGGCGAAGCATTCGACTTTTCGGTCGGTACGGTCGACCTGGTAAACAAGGCGTGCGAGGCCGCAGAAGACGCCTTCTGGAGCTACGGTTACACCACTCGGGAAGAGCGCGCCGCGTTCCTCGACACCATTGCTGACGAGATCGAAGCCCGCGCCGACGCAATCACCGAAATCGGCTCTGCCGAAACGGGCCTGCCGGCAGGCCGTCTTCAGGGCGAGCGTGGCCGCACGACCGGTCAGTTGCGCCTCTTCGCATCGCACATTCGCAATGGCGAGTATCTCGATCGCCGCCATGACGTGGCACTGCCGGATCGCCAGCCGCTGCCCCGACCGGATATTCGCCTTATGCAGCGTCCAATCGGCCCGGTTGCCGTTTTCGGCGCATCCAACTTCCCGCTGGCATTCTCTGTTGCCGGTGGCGACACCGCAGCAGCACTTGCTGCCGGTTGCCCGGTGGTCGTCAAGGGTCACTCAGCTCACCCTGGCACTGGCGAGATCGTTGCAGAAGCCGTGCTTGCTGCCGTCAAGAAGCACAACCTTCACCCAGGCGTTTTCTCGCTGATCCAGGGCGGCCGTCGTGACGTTGGCTCTGCCCTCGTCCAGCATCCACGCATCAAGGCAGTCGGCTTCACAGGGTCGCTGGCCGGTGGACGCGCCCTGTTCGACCTGTGTGCACAGCGTCCAGAGCCGATCCCGTTCTTCGGTGAACTCGGCTCTGTCAATCCGATGTTCCTCCTGCCGGAAGCGATCAACGCACGCGGCGAAGCCATCGCAAAGGGCTGGGCAGGTTCGCTCACCATGGGTGCTGGCCAGTTCTGCACGAACCCCGGCATCGCTGTCGTCCTGTCGTCTCAGGCTGACGCCATTGCCGAGACGGCACGTGCTGCACTGTCCGAGGTCGGCCCACAAGTCATGCTGACGGACGGGATTGCCTCTGCCTATCGCGACGGCCGCGACCGCATCGCAGCCGGTAACGGCGTTCGCGACGTTCTGACCACCACCTGCAATCTGCGCAACGCCACACCTTACCTGTTCCGCGTTTCTGCTAAGGACTGGCTTGCCAACCATGCACTTGCGGAAGAAGTCTTTGGGCCACTCGGCCTTATCGTGACGGTCGACAGCGCCGAGGAAATGATCGAAGTGGCAAAAAGCTTCGAAGGTCAGCTTACCGCCACGCTTCATCTCGATGCGGGTGACGCTGAACTGGGTCGCAAGCTTCTGCCGATCCTCGAGCGCAAGGCTGGTCGTGTCCTCGCCAACGGCTTCCCGACGGGTGTCGAAGTCTCTGATGCCATGGTTCACGGCGGCCCCTACCCGGCCTCGACCAACTTCGGTGCGACCTCGGTTGGCACCATGTCGATCCGTCGCTTCCTGCGCCCGGTTTCTTACCAGAACATTCCGGCTGACGTTCTCCCGTCCGACATCGGTTGA